A region of Kribbella sp. NBC_01245 DNA encodes the following proteins:
- a CDS encoding sensor histidine kinase produces the protein MRRFVSLTSLGVLEQDRVLRTKYLAATRVNENQVMVKAQSKDDEAAVPLWIRRPDLVNLVAYAVAGLVFTGQVVAVILRGSDWPTAFSVLLAGGGVALSWWKPWAGLVVTSATAFVVTAVGDDPLSLWMMAVLVLFSVTFRGKHPLAGTTIVAASFLGAFMTVGGFRGGAIVGTAALFSAIAGGATGAALRIYRDHWWTLEERAQSAIATREIEATRRVTEERLRIARDLHDVMGHQVAMLSVHLGVAEIGLPQGAESSRQALVSARSSARTVVVETQRILALLRRGDDISGDEALRPTPALSGLEGLIASFRSIGLDVQPSLDVPADFVEPSVGVTVYRVVQEALTNAHRHGDGTATVEVREREGRICVTVENRIGHSPRGSNSGSRLGLVGMRERVESSGGRLTIDNADGRFRVSADFSPLGAVG, from the coding sequence GTGAGGCGGTTCGTCTCGCTGACGAGTCTCGGCGTTCTCGAGCAGGACCGTGTACTTCGAACGAAGTACTTGGCCGCAACGCGCGTGAACGAGAATCAGGTCATGGTCAAGGCGCAGAGCAAGGACGACGAGGCCGCCGTACCCCTGTGGATCCGCCGTCCCGACCTGGTGAACCTCGTGGCCTATGCAGTGGCCGGGCTCGTCTTCACCGGCCAGGTCGTGGCGGTGATACTGCGCGGGTCTGACTGGCCGACAGCTTTCTCCGTCTTGCTCGCAGGCGGCGGCGTCGCCCTCTCATGGTGGAAGCCGTGGGCAGGGCTGGTCGTGACCAGCGCAACCGCCTTCGTCGTCACGGCGGTGGGCGACGACCCCCTGTCGCTGTGGATGATGGCGGTGCTCGTGCTGTTCTCGGTCACCTTCCGGGGAAAGCATCCGCTGGCCGGAACCACGATCGTGGCGGCGTCCTTCCTGGGCGCATTCATGACGGTGGGAGGATTTCGGGGCGGGGCGATCGTCGGAACCGCCGCCCTCTTCTCGGCCATCGCAGGCGGTGCGACAGGGGCCGCGCTCCGCATCTACCGAGACCACTGGTGGACCCTGGAGGAACGGGCTCAAAGTGCCATCGCCACCCGCGAGATCGAGGCCACCCGACGAGTGACCGAAGAACGACTCCGCATCGCCCGTGACCTGCACGACGTCATGGGCCATCAGGTCGCGATGCTCAGCGTGCACCTCGGTGTGGCGGAGATAGGGCTGCCTCAGGGCGCCGAGTCGTCCCGGCAGGCCCTCGTCTCAGCCAGGTCCAGCGCCCGCACCGTGGTCGTCGAGACGCAACGGATCCTCGCGCTCCTCCGCCGCGGAGACGACATCTCCGGCGACGAGGCGCTCCGGCCCACGCCGGCTCTCAGCGGCTTGGAAGGACTGATCGCCTCGTTCAGGAGTATCGGCCTCGATGTGCAACCCTCGCTCGATGTCCCCGCCGATTTCGTGGAGCCCAGCGTCGGCGTGACGGTCTACCGGGTCGTACAAGAAGCACTCACGAATGCCCACCGGCACGGAGACGGGACGGCGACGGTGGAGGTACGCGAGCGCGAGGGCAGGATCTGCGTCACCGTGGAGAACCGCATCGGTCATTCGCCGCGCGGTTCCAACTCGGGCAGCCGGCTCGGGCTGGTGGGGATGCGTGAGCGCGTCGAGTCCTCCGGTGGGCGGCTGACGATCGACAACGCCGACGGGCGCTTCCGCGTCAGTGCGGACTTCAGCCCTCTGGGAGCCGTCGGCTGA
- a CDS encoding response regulator transcription factor, which translates to MTRVLIVDDQDDMRAGIRGMLLLDPSLVVVADLSDGLQVVPFLREHPVDLVLMDIRMPGIDGVEATRRIRSEYPAEQVRVIVLTTFDQDEIVLAALRAGANGFLSKTVSPGELVAGIAEVVTGGGALSAAATAALIGHMTDRPAAVADQELLHRFRALTPREREVVVLIASGLANDEIAAQMFVSPFTVKTHAVRAMTKVGARDRAQLVSFTFLAGLYP; encoded by the coding sequence ATGACGCGAGTACTGATCGTCGACGACCAGGACGACATGAGGGCCGGCATTCGGGGGATGCTCCTGCTCGACCCCAGCCTCGTCGTGGTGGCAGACCTTTCGGATGGACTCCAGGTCGTCCCCTTCTTGCGCGAGCACCCGGTCGACCTGGTCCTGATGGACATCAGGATGCCCGGTATCGACGGCGTCGAGGCGACCCGCCGGATCCGGAGCGAGTACCCGGCCGAGCAAGTACGGGTGATCGTGCTGACCACTTTCGACCAGGACGAGATTGTTCTTGCGGCCCTCCGCGCCGGCGCCAACGGCTTCCTGAGCAAGACCGTCAGCCCTGGTGAACTCGTCGCCGGGATCGCCGAGGTGGTCACCGGTGGCGGGGCGCTCTCCGCAGCGGCGACCGCTGCGCTCATCGGCCACATGACGGACAGGCCGGCCGCGGTCGCCGATCAGGAACTGCTTCATCGCTTCCGCGCCCTGACCCCGCGGGAAAGGGAGGTCGTCGTCCTCATCGCCAGCGGACTCGCCAACGACGAGATCGCGGCCCAGATGTTCGTATCACCGTTCACCGTTAAGACCCATGCCGTGCGAGCCATGACAAAGGTAGGCGCACGAGATCGAGCACAACTTGTCTCGTTCACCTTCCTAGCCGGTCTCTACCCCTGA
- a CDS encoding ABC transporter permease has product MAVLTRNRAASAPSALPQDGPPAAPTTIRGTRRRRIPLGGLNVLSVLLGIAVWWALAVSGLKLPTPPEVVGRAVTLIGNGTLGEDVLASLIRVVTGFALGTAAAVPIGFLMGWYPAVRGLVEPWVQFFRTIPPLAIIPLAIVLMGIGEAPKIFVIFLAAFLACVISTFQGVVNVDRTLINAARVLGANDLTIFLRVVVPASTPFILVGMRVGLGSAWATLVAAELIAAQQGLGYRMQNAQLYYDLPTIFVGLISIGILGLVMDRLLLMTERKLTGWQERR; this is encoded by the coding sequence ATGGCCGTGCTCACTAGAAATCGCGCCGCCTCGGCGCCGTCCGCTCTGCCGCAGGACGGCCCGCCGGCGGCGCCGACCACCATCCGCGGCACGCGGCGGCGCCGGATTCCGCTCGGCGGCTTGAACGTGCTCTCCGTGCTCCTCGGCATCGCTGTCTGGTGGGCCCTCGCAGTCTCGGGTCTCAAACTGCCGACACCGCCGGAGGTGGTCGGCCGGGCAGTGACCTTGATCGGCAACGGCACCCTCGGCGAGGACGTCCTCGCCAGTCTGATCAGGGTCGTGACCGGATTCGCCCTGGGCACCGCCGCGGCTGTCCCGATCGGCTTCCTGATGGGGTGGTACCCCGCGGTGCGGGGCCTGGTCGAACCATGGGTCCAGTTCTTCCGCACGATTCCGCCGCTGGCGATCATTCCGCTCGCCATCGTGCTGATGGGCATCGGCGAGGCGCCCAAGATCTTCGTGATCTTTCTCGCCGCGTTCCTCGCCTGCGTGATCTCGACCTTCCAGGGGGTCGTGAACGTCGACCGGACGCTGATCAACGCGGCACGGGTGCTCGGCGCGAACGACCTCACGATTTTCCTGCGCGTGGTGGTGCCCGCCTCGACGCCGTTCATTCTGGTCGGCATGCGGGTCGGACTGGGCTCCGCCTGGGCAACGCTGGTCGCCGCCGAATTGATCGCGGCGCAGCAGGGCCTGGGGTACCGGATGCAGAACGCCCAGTTGTACTACGACCTGCCGACCATCTTCGTCGGCCTGATTTCGATCGGCATCCTCGGGCTTGTGATGGACCGGCTGCTGCTGATGACCGAGCGCAAGCTCACCGGATGGCAGGAGCGCCGATGA
- a CDS encoding DUF308 domain-containing protein has protein sequence MTQTTAPSTTTSASELRSVYLIRTVFSLIWVALVFTTSTSLVSTDKPTVIAAVLLTIYPLWDAIATLIERRMAGVAATNRVGAVNVALGLAAAVGMLVAAFSTVGKTLLVFGVWALFSGAIQLVVAVRRRHVVGAQWPMIISGGLSVLAGVTFAGMSTSATSGLSTVAGYSAFGAFWFLVSAIALTVRSRRSTH, from the coding sequence ATGACTCAGACCACCGCACCTTCGACCACGACGTCGGCCTCCGAGCTCCGATCCGTCTACCTGATCCGAACCGTCTTCTCCCTGATCTGGGTGGCGCTCGTCTTCACGACCTCCACCTCACTCGTGTCGACGGACAAGCCCACGGTGATCGCGGCAGTGCTGCTCACCATCTACCCCCTGTGGGACGCCATCGCCACGCTTATCGAGCGAAGGATGGCCGGCGTCGCCGCTACGAACCGCGTCGGTGCAGTCAACGTTGCCCTTGGCCTTGCCGCGGCCGTCGGGATGCTTGTCGCAGCCTTCTCCACCGTTGGCAAGACACTTCTCGTCTTCGGCGTCTGGGCCCTGTTCTCCGGAGCAATCCAGCTCGTGGTGGCGGTCCGGCGCCGACACGTCGTCGGCGCCCAGTGGCCCATGATCATCAGCGGCGGACTATCCGTCCTCGCCGGCGTCACCTTCGCCGGGATGTCCACCTCAGCGACGAGCGGCCTATCCACTGTCGCGGGTTACTCCGCCTTCGGCGCTTTCTGGTTTCTCGTGTCCGCCATCGCACTGACAGTTCGGAGTCGCCGCTCGACACATTGA
- a CDS encoding ROK family transcriptional regulator, with product MSSPYGVHALVRRTHEDRVLRALREGGAMSRGEIAEVVGLSRSTMSEITGSLLHRGAIVVVSTDAGYRAGSGRPAERLALDPGSGQFMGVDFGHRRVHVVVADASHEILLSGSTPYENDTPWPTRIERAFTLIDQLSTEARVHFGALQGIGIGVPGPYPTPPTARPRLAGDAVGQPWADGVDAAFIHRFDAPAIVDNNTRLAALAEAISGDHWVEDLLYVRLGDGVGGGLVVGGRLVTGSNGLAGEFGHVTVKPDGKQCRCGKLGCLETVASVPAILATCQSSGVAVSSLDDLQAAVHRSHPVVDQVLRDAAAAVGEVVGRAAMTLNPARIVIGGEITRIAPVIVQQAAATVAYELFPSGVARPPVRAAELGEDAGALGALAALFHNSPLLAGYPETDASDRADTSEGMAHGRAH from the coding sequence ATGTCCAGCCCGTACGGCGTCCACGCCCTCGTCCGGCGTACCCATGAAGACCGCGTGCTGCGCGCCCTCCGCGAGGGCGGCGCGATGAGCAGAGGCGAGATCGCCGAGGTGGTCGGTCTGTCGCGGTCGACGATGTCAGAGATCACCGGCAGCCTGCTGCACCGTGGCGCGATCGTGGTCGTGAGCACCGACGCGGGGTACCGCGCGGGCAGCGGGCGGCCGGCCGAGCGACTGGCCCTCGACCCGGGCTCCGGTCAGTTCATGGGCGTTGACTTCGGTCATCGGCGGGTCCACGTCGTGGTGGCTGACGCCTCGCACGAGATCTTGCTGTCGGGCTCGACGCCGTACGAGAACGACACCCCCTGGCCGACCCGGATCGAGCGGGCGTTCACGTTGATCGATCAGCTGAGTACGGAGGCGCGCGTTCACTTCGGCGCTCTCCAGGGCATCGGGATCGGCGTTCCCGGGCCGTACCCGACTCCTCCGACCGCCAGGCCGCGCCTCGCCGGCGACGCCGTGGGGCAGCCGTGGGCCGACGGCGTGGACGCCGCCTTCATCCATCGATTCGACGCTCCGGCGATCGTCGACAACAACACCAGGCTGGCGGCGCTGGCCGAGGCGATCAGCGGTGACCACTGGGTCGAGGACCTGCTGTACGTGCGCCTCGGTGACGGAGTCGGCGGCGGGCTGGTCGTGGGTGGCCGGCTGGTCACCGGCTCGAACGGTCTGGCCGGCGAGTTCGGTCACGTGACCGTGAAACCGGACGGCAAGCAGTGCCGCTGCGGCAAGCTCGGCTGTCTCGAGACTGTTGCCTCCGTTCCGGCCATCCTTGCCACCTGTCAGTCCAGCGGTGTCGCGGTGAGCAGCCTCGACGACCTGCAGGCAGCCGTTCACCGTTCGCATCCGGTCGTCGATCAAGTACTACGGGACGCGGCCGCCGCCGTCGGTGAAGTGGTGGGACGAGCGGCGATGACGTTGAACCCGGCCAGAATCGTGATCGGTGGTGAGATCACCAGGATCGCGCCGGTCATCGTGCAGCAGGCCGCCGCCACGGTCGCGTACGAATTGTTCCCCAGTGGCGTCGCGCGGCCGCCGGTCCGGGCCGCGGAGCTCGGTGAGGACGCCGGCGCTCTCGGCGCACTGGCAGCGCTGTTCCACAACAGCCCATTGCTGGCGGGCTACCCCGAAACCGACGCGTCCGACCGCGCCGATACCTCTGAAGGAATGGCTCATGGCCGTGCTCACTAG
- a CDS encoding aliphatic sulfonate ABC transporter substrate-binding protein — MAFSPTRRRFFAAVAGIVLITTAVACGDDGSAAGGTEDVNFGYIGDFNGTSLIAVANDQELWKKHGLKANAKVFTNGPLQIQALGTGDLDFGYIGPGAMWLPATGQAKVVAVNTLGNADRVIAQPGVNSMEQLKGKTIGVPEGTSGDMILTLALQKAGMTKADVKVVPMDASTIVSAFSSKKIDAAGFWYPAIATIKKQVPELAELAKNSDFEAQVSFPTAFVAGNDVVAKEPDKTKKVLAVLREAMQFRSANTDKTIELTAEMLGVSPDQVKADAANVKILSVDELDTMTKDGTIVKWLTGMNDYFVQAGKLEQPVDPKTYYTGDLFTAAAQ, encoded by the coding sequence ATGGCTTTCTCACCGACCCGCCGGCGCTTTTTCGCTGCTGTCGCGGGCATCGTATTGATCACCACGGCCGTCGCGTGTGGCGACGACGGCAGCGCGGCCGGCGGCACCGAGGACGTGAACTTCGGTTACATCGGGGACTTCAACGGCACCAGCCTGATCGCCGTCGCCAACGACCAGGAACTGTGGAAGAAGCACGGCCTCAAGGCGAACGCGAAGGTGTTCACCAACGGCCCGCTGCAGATCCAGGCTCTCGGTACCGGCGACCTCGACTTCGGCTATATCGGGCCAGGTGCCATGTGGCTGCCCGCGACGGGGCAGGCCAAGGTCGTGGCCGTGAACACCCTCGGCAATGCCGACCGGGTGATCGCCCAGCCGGGCGTCAACTCGATGGAACAGCTGAAGGGCAAGACCATCGGCGTACCAGAGGGCACCTCCGGCGACATGATCCTCACCCTTGCGCTGCAGAAGGCCGGGATGACGAAGGCCGACGTCAAGGTGGTGCCGATGGACGCGTCGACGATCGTGTCGGCGTTCTCGTCGAAGAAGATCGACGCGGCCGGTTTCTGGTACCCGGCGATCGCCACCATCAAGAAGCAGGTGCCGGAGCTCGCGGAGCTGGCGAAGAACTCCGACTTCGAAGCGCAGGTCTCGTTCCCGACCGCGTTCGTGGCCGGCAACGACGTCGTTGCCAAGGAGCCGGACAAGACCAAGAAGGTGCTCGCGGTGCTGCGGGAGGCGATGCAGTTCCGGTCGGCCAACACCGACAAGACCATTGAGCTGACCGCCGAGATGCTCGGCGTCAGTCCGGACCAGGTCAAGGCCGACGCGGCGAACGTCAAGATTCTCAGCGTCGACGAGCTCGACACGATGACCAAGGACGGCACGATCGTGAAATGGCTGACCGGGATGAACGACTACTTCGTCCAGGCCGGGAAGCTGGAGCAGCCGGTGGATCCGAAGACGTACTACACCGGCGACCTGTTCACGGCGGCCGCCCAGTGA
- a CDS encoding sulfatase-like hydrolase/transferase: protein MTKPANILFLMTDQHRADTLGAYGNSLAATPVLDELARTGTRFDRWYTPTAICTPARASLLTGQAPFRHKLLANHERNVGYIEDLADGQFTFSAALREKGYNCGLIGKWHVGTHRTAADFGFDGTHLPGWHNPVDHPDYLAYLAEHDLPPYRISDHIRGTLPNGGPGNLLAARLHQPVEATFEHYLATRAIEMLERYAADQRDDGPPFFLALHFFGPHLPYILPDEYFDLFDPADIELPRSIAETFEGKPPVQRNYSAHWTFDTMPIEATRKLIAAYWGYVALIDRQIGRVMDAMERLGLVDDTAVFFTCDHGEFTGAHRLHDKGPAMYEDIYRTPGLLRVPGAPAGVVRSEFVSLLDCTATILELAGIDPKPAIDSRSLLPLVSGGEAEWDDDIVCEFHGHHFPYPQRMLRTDRYKLIVNPDSVNELYDLSADPDELLNVYRLPELAEVRNQLMRRLYTVLRDRGDNFYHWMTSMYDVGDVAYDPTLSGLDEASYQGGAR from the coding sequence GTGACGAAGCCGGCCAACATCCTGTTCCTGATGACCGACCAGCACCGGGCCGACACACTCGGTGCCTATGGCAACAGTCTGGCCGCCACGCCGGTGCTCGACGAACTCGCCCGCACGGGCACCAGGTTCGATCGCTGGTACACGCCGACCGCGATCTGCACACCGGCCCGGGCCAGCCTGCTGACCGGTCAGGCCCCCTTCCGGCACAAGCTGCTGGCCAACCACGAACGCAACGTCGGCTACATCGAAGATCTGGCCGACGGCCAATTCACCTTCTCTGCCGCGCTGCGCGAGAAGGGCTACAACTGTGGGCTGATCGGCAAATGGCACGTCGGGACGCATCGTACGGCCGCCGACTTCGGGTTCGACGGTACGCATCTGCCCGGCTGGCACAATCCAGTCGATCACCCGGACTACCTGGCCTACCTGGCCGAGCACGACCTCCCGCCGTACCGGATCAGTGACCACATCCGGGGCACGCTACCGAACGGCGGACCAGGCAACCTGCTCGCCGCCCGCCTGCATCAACCGGTCGAAGCGACCTTCGAGCACTACCTGGCGACCAGGGCCATCGAGATGCTCGAGCGGTACGCCGCGGACCAGCGCGACGACGGCCCGCCGTTCTTCCTCGCACTGCACTTCTTCGGTCCACACCTGCCCTACATCCTTCCCGACGAGTACTTCGACCTGTTCGACCCGGCGGACATCGAGCTGCCACGTTCGATCGCGGAGACCTTCGAAGGCAAGCCGCCGGTGCAGCGCAACTACAGCGCGCACTGGACGTTCGACACCATGCCGATCGAGGCCACCCGCAAGCTGATCGCCGCCTACTGGGGATATGTCGCGCTCATCGACCGGCAGATCGGCCGGGTGATGGACGCGATGGAGCGACTCGGTCTGGTCGACGACACGGCAGTGTTCTTCACCTGCGATCACGGCGAGTTCACCGGGGCACATCGGCTGCACGACAAGGGGCCGGCGATGTACGAAGACATCTACCGAACCCCGGGTCTGCTCCGGGTCCCCGGCGCGCCCGCGGGCGTGGTGCGGTCGGAGTTCGTCAGTTTGCTCGACTGCACCGCGACCATTCTCGAACTGGCCGGTATCGACCCCAAGCCCGCGATCGACTCACGCAGCCTGCTCCCACTGGTCAGCGGAGGCGAGGCAGAGTGGGACGACGACATCGTCTGCGAGTTCCACGGACACCATTTCCCTTACCCACAACGGATGTTGCGCACCGATCGCTACAAACTGATCGTCAACCCCGACTCCGTCAACGAGCTGTACGACCTGTCGGCCGATCCGGACGAACTGCTGAACGTCTACCGGCTCCCCGAGCTGGCCGAGGTCCGCAACCAGCTGATGCGGCGGCTGTACACCGTGCTGCGTGACCGTGGCGACAACTTCTACCACTGGATGACCTCGATGTACGACGTCGGCGACGTCGCCTACGACCCCACCTTGAGCGGGCTCGACGAGGCCAGCTACCAGGGCGGCGCGCGATGA
- a CDS encoding alpha/beta fold hydrolase yields the protein MPAPSSSPDSFATAPDGARIACQLEGAEGNQPPLLLLAGQSNSHHWWDPVRDDFARRTITIDYRGSGASDKPDEPYSTPGFAADVVAVLDHLGLRQVDVYGTSMGGRVAQWVAVLYPDRVRALVLGCTSPGKAHGFERSQEIRRALANPDQAARDDVLADLMYTPQWRRRHPGPYPVLGDTAMPAYAKGRHLVASNSHEAWAELPSIKAPTLVLHGTDDVFSPAANARLLADRIPDARAELIQGARHAYFHEFQAVASPLVTDFLAAP from the coding sequence GTGCCAGCGCCATCATCGTCACCCGACTCTTTCGCCACCGCTCCGGATGGGGCGCGGATCGCCTGCCAACTGGAAGGTGCCGAAGGCAACCAACCGCCGCTGCTCCTCCTCGCCGGGCAGTCGAACAGCCACCATTGGTGGGACCCGGTCCGTGACGACTTCGCTCGTCGAACGATCACCATCGACTACCGCGGCAGTGGCGCAAGCGACAAGCCGGACGAGCCCTACTCGACGCCCGGCTTCGCCGCGGACGTGGTCGCCGTCCTGGACCACCTTGGACTTCGCCAGGTGGACGTCTACGGCACGTCGATGGGCGGCCGGGTCGCGCAGTGGGTTGCCGTGCTGTACCCGGACCGCGTCCGCGCGCTCGTGCTCGGCTGTACGTCGCCGGGTAAGGCGCACGGCTTCGAGCGCAGCCAGGAGATCCGCCGAGCCCTCGCCAATCCCGACCAGGCTGCACGGGACGACGTACTGGCTGACCTGATGTACACGCCACAGTGGCGACGGCGGCACCCCGGGCCGTACCCGGTACTCGGCGACACCGCGATGCCGGCATACGCGAAGGGCCGGCACCTGGTCGCAAGCAACAGCCATGAGGCGTGGGCGGAGCTGCCGTCGATCAAGGCGCCGACGCTGGTCCTGCACGGCACCGACGACGTCTTCAGCCCGGCGGCGAACGCTCGACTGCTGGCCGACCGCATCCCCGACGCCCGCGCGGAGCTGATCCAGGGCGCCCGGCACGCGTACTTCCACGAGTTCCAGGCCGTCGCGAGCCCACTGGTGACCGACTTCCTAGCCGCACCCTGA
- a CDS encoding SMI1/KNR4 family protein → MGVVTEAWARIEGWLGRHAPVSAAVLAPPADPGEIAAAQVTLGLTFPAELIESLRRHDGLLKWANVLPENPPLSVAGIVEHRQMCMDVAEGFDGLTPAEPGDEPWWHELWLPFAGADGDSQVIDLRSGPGYERLGWAVHDGTGSFDGAWPTLGAYLTDTAEALDNGVGVNGWYPYLTAFGELWWSTANQTDLNGEPLRPAPTA, encoded by the coding sequence ATGGGCGTGGTGACCGAGGCGTGGGCGCGGATCGAGGGCTGGCTTGGGCGGCACGCGCCGGTCAGCGCAGCCGTGCTCGCGCCACCAGCCGACCCGGGTGAGATCGCCGCTGCGCAGGTCACGCTGGGGCTGACTTTTCCAGCCGAGCTGATCGAATCGCTGCGCCGCCACGACGGCTTGCTCAAATGGGCGAACGTCCTTCCCGAGAACCCGCCGCTGTCGGTAGCGGGTATCGTCGAACACCGGCAGATGTGTATGGACGTCGCTGAGGGTTTCGACGGTCTTACCCCAGCCGAACCGGGCGATGAGCCCTGGTGGCACGAGCTGTGGCTGCCATTCGCCGGCGCCGACGGGGACTCGCAGGTGATCGACCTGCGGTCGGGGCCGGGGTACGAGCGGTTGGGCTGGGCAGTGCACGACGGCACCGGTTCCTTCGACGGCGCCTGGCCTACGTTGGGTGCATACCTGACGGATACCGCTGAAGCCCTGGACAACGGCGTTGGGGTGAACGGCTGGTACCCGTACCTGACCGCCTTCGGCGAGCTCTGGTGGAGCACCGCGAACCAAACCGACCTCAACGGCGAGCCACTCCGGCCCGCTCCAACCGCGTAG
- a CDS encoding formylglycine-generating enzyme family protein, translating to MADHACCAPARASSSAGSQAEVAPSASAGDDLPQVRIEAGTFLMGTADPDGFPADGEGPVRPVSLDDYSIGVTAVTNAQFAAFVEDTEYVTEAERFGWSFVFAGFLPAEIRKVSQRPAATPWWCGVTGADWRRPEGPQSDLAGRPDHPVVHVSWTDALNFCRWAGSRLPTEAEWERAARGGLEQQRYPWGDELTPGGEHRCNIWQGTFPTKNTAEDGHRGTAPVRSYPPNGFGLYEVSGNVWEWTADHWDTGENRVMRGGSYLCHASYCNRYRVGARSSNEPSSSAGNVGFRCAW from the coding sequence GTGGCCGACCACGCTTGCTGTGCTCCGGCGCGGGCGTCGTCCAGTGCGGGCTCGCAGGCCGAGGTCGCTCCATCGGCCTCAGCCGGGGATGACCTGCCGCAGGTCCGGATCGAGGCAGGCACCTTCCTGATGGGAACGGCCGACCCGGATGGATTCCCGGCGGACGGCGAAGGCCCGGTGCGGCCGGTCAGTCTGGACGACTACTCGATCGGGGTCACTGCGGTCACCAACGCCCAGTTCGCGGCCTTCGTCGAGGACACGGAGTACGTCACCGAGGCCGAGCGATTCGGCTGGAGCTTCGTCTTCGCCGGTTTCCTACCGGCCGAGATCCGCAAGGTGAGCCAACGGCCGGCGGCGACTCCGTGGTGGTGTGGGGTGACCGGTGCCGACTGGCGGAGGCCGGAGGGCCCGCAATCGGACCTGGCCGGCCGGCCCGATCACCCTGTGGTCCACGTGTCCTGGACGGACGCGCTGAACTTCTGCCGCTGGGCGGGCAGCCGGCTCCCGACCGAAGCCGAGTGGGAGCGCGCGGCCCGTGGCGGACTGGAGCAGCAGCGCTACCCCTGGGGCGACGAGCTCACCCCGGGCGGCGAACATCGTTGCAACATCTGGCAGGGAACCTTCCCCACCAAGAACACCGCCGAGGACGGCCACCGGGGTACGGCGCCGGTCCGCAGCTATCCGCCGAACGGATTCGGACTGTACGAAGTTTCCGGCAACGTCTGGGAGTGGACAGCGGACCACTGGGACACGGGCGAAAACCGGGTCATGCGCGGCGGGTCCTACCTGTGCCACGCGTCGTACTGCAACCGCTATCGCGTCGGCGCCCGCTCCTCCAACGAACCATCCAGTTCAGCCGGGAACGTGGGCTTCCGCTGCGCCTGGTGA
- a CDS encoding ABC transporter ATP-binding protein has protein sequence MTTTAKISVQGVTKTFPLGQETFTALGNVSLDIGDNEFVTVVGPSGCGKSTLMNILAGLEEPTHGRALVDAVPVSGPSPERGVIFQQYALFPWLTVRQNVEFGLRTAGVSRAERRERAQYFIDMVGLQQFADALPKMLSGGMRQRCAIARAYAVDPSILLMDEPFGALDALTRVKLQEQLLDTWSKERRTVLFITHDVDEAVFLANRVIVMAARPGRIYDVVEVNLPYPRSEEFRLSPAFAALRNRVWRSVYHQDGPTAAVTDGLIKKDL, from the coding sequence ATGACCACCACCGCCAAGATCTCGGTTCAGGGCGTGACGAAGACGTTCCCCCTCGGCCAGGAGACGTTCACCGCGCTCGGAAACGTGTCGCTCGACATCGGCGACAACGAGTTCGTCACCGTCGTCGGTCCGTCCGGCTGCGGCAAGAGCACGTTGATGAACATCCTCGCGGGCCTGGAGGAGCCGACGCACGGCCGGGCCCTGGTCGACGCCGTACCGGTGTCCGGTCCGTCACCCGAGCGGGGCGTGATCTTCCAGCAGTACGCGCTGTTTCCCTGGCTGACGGTGCGCCAGAACGTCGAGTTCGGCCTGCGGACCGCGGGGGTGTCCAGGGCCGAACGGCGAGAGCGAGCGCAGTACTTCATCGACATGGTCGGGTTGCAGCAGTTCGCCGACGCGCTCCCGAAGATGCTGTCCGGCGGCATGCGGCAGCGCTGTGCGATCGCCCGGGCGTACGCCGTCGACCCGTCGATCCTGCTGATGGATGAGCCGTTCGGCGCGCTCGACGCGCTCACCCGGGTCAAGCTCCAGGAACAGCTGCTGGACACGTGGAGCAAGGAACGGCGCACCGTCCTGTTCATCACCCACGACGTGGACGAGGCGGTGTTCCTGGCCAACCGGGTGATCGTGATGGCTGCCCGGCCGGGACGCATCTACGACGTCGTCGAGGTCAACCTGCCCTATCCGAGGTCGGAGGAGTTCCGGCTCAGTCCGGCGTTCGCCGCGCTGCGCAACCGCGTCTGGCGCTCGGTCTACCACCAGGACGGCCCGACCGCTGCCGTCACCGACGGCCTGATCAAAAAGGACCTATAG